The Paenibacillus yonginensis genome segment TGAGAATGGTGAGCTGCCGGGACAAGAGGAGGGCCGCAGCCACGCCAAGGATGATGACGGGAGCAATCGCTTGAATTTGCCCCCAGGTGGTGCCGATAAGCCCGCCGGCGGTCCACATGGAGACGTTTTTGGAAATTTTGAAAGCCAGGCTGATGCCGTCGGCAACGGCGGACAGCAGGGCGGACACCGCTGCGCCGGCAAGCACCATGCGCAGCGGGGACAGGCCTCTACGCCGCAGGGCGCTGAGGCCGAACACGAGCATCACGCCGCAAGCCGCGCCGATAAAGCAGGCCGTCATCGTGCCGAAATAACCGACGGCGGGAATAAATGCAAAAGTAAAGGCAAGCGCTGCGTTTGCCCCGGCGGTAAGCCCGAGCAGACCCGGATCGGCCAGCGGATTCCGGGTCAGGCCCTGCATGATGGCGCCTGAGACCGCTAAAGCGGAGCCGACGAGAATGCCGCCCACTTCGCGCGGCAGCCGGATATCACGGATGATCGAGATATCTTCGCCTTGAACGCCGGGGCGGAACATAGCGCTCCAAATATCCGTTAGCGCTATGTTTTTA includes the following:
- a CDS encoding FecCD family ABC transporter permease, giving the protein MKPQPQTNLSHQPASNSRPQSPSGSRRSRNFVPKLLLSLLLFAAMFALAMMIGAKNIALTDIWSAMFRPGVQGEDISIIRDIRLPREVGGILVGSALAVSGAIMQGLTRNPLADPGLLGLTAGANAALAFTFAFIPAVGYFGTMTACFIGAACGVMLVFGLSALRRRGLSPLRMVLAGAAVSALLSAVADGISLAFKISKNVSMWTAGGLIGTTWGQIQAIAPVIILGVAAALLLSRQLTILSLNEEAAVGLGLKSTQVKIALYVLITLLAGASVALVGNFAFIGLMIPHIVRALVGTDYRTILPMSAILGAVFMLFADFLARMVNAPMETPIAAIISIMGLPFFLLIVRKGVKSLS